In the genome of Diaphorobacter sp. HDW4A, the window AAGCATGGCGTGTTCGGCTCCGACCATGTGCTCGAAGGCCTCAAGGGCTTGTTCAAACAGTACCACGGCGGCAAGTATTCGAAGGACGCCTTGCTGGGCGGGCTGGGCACCAGCTTTGCCGGACCGGACATTGCACCCAAACCCTATCCGTCGTGCCGTGGCGGCCATGTCGCCATCGACGGCACGCTGGCGCTGGTAACGGTAAACAACCTCCGCCCGGATCAGATCGCCAAGGTCACGGTCTACAGCCCACCGGCGGAGATCATGTTGCTCGGCGCGCCCATCGAGAAGAAGCGCAACCCCAAAACGATTGTCGAGGCGCAGTTCAGCAATCCCTGGATGGTGGCCGCCGCAATTCAGGACCGCGAGGTCGGTCTGCGCCATTTCACACTCGAAGCGCTGCAGCGCGCGGATCTCAAGGCGCTGACGGCGCGCACCTTCACGGTGGAGGACAAGACGCTGGTGCGCCCGGATGGTGGTCCCGGTTTCGCGCGCGTGGAGATCGAGACGGGGGGCGGCAAGACCTTTACCAAGCAGGTCGAGTTCGCCAAGGGGGACCCCAAGAACCCGATGACGGCCGCAGAGTTCCAGAAGAAGCTGTTCGAATGCACCGACGCCGCCGGCATGAAACGGGCTCAGGCACAGGGCATTCTGCAGCGCATCCAGAGCCTCGAAGCCGAGGCGGATGTGTCCGCGTTGCAAGCGGCAATGGCGATCTGAAATCGACCCGATGGGCCTGTGATTCACAACATTGGGTACCATCACTGTTTCTCCAAAACAGAGGGCCTGTGGAGGCACGCGGGGTTGGCGGCAGAATACCTAACCGCCGACCCCGCGACACAAGCCGCATAAGAAATCAATCCAATGGTCACCAGCGAAAACAGTCGAACCCGCAAGCATGGCGAGCACAAGTCGAGTGCCGCCGTGCGTTCACGCATTCTGGAGACGTCCTTCAACGTCATTTCCATCAATGGTTACAGCGGCATGACGATGGCGAAGGTGGCGAGCATGTCGGGCCTGCCCATCGGCAGCGTCTACTGGCACTTCGAGAGCAAGGACCTGCTGCTCAATGCGATGATCGAGGACAGCTTCTCGCGCTGGCACCACGAGACTGTCGAGCGCAACAAGCCGATGGCGGGTGAGAGCTTCGAGCAGCATGTCACCCGCATCTTCGGCAGCGCCACCACGCCCAAATATTTCGCGGCGGATTTCTGGCGGCTCGGCGTGATTCTCAGCGTCGAAAAATCCGTCCCTGAGCAGACTGCGCGCGCGCAGTTCCTGAACATTCGCGAAACCCAGCGCGAAGAGCTCTCCACCTGGTGGCGCAGCATCCTCCCGCCGCCGCTGCTCAAGTCCCTGCCGGGCCTGCCGAAGAAACTCAGCTCCTTCACCCTGGCCATGCAGGACGGCAACGCCATCGCGGGCGCATCGGGCGAGTCACTTGATGATTTCCAGAGCACGTTGGTGTCCTGCCTTATCCATCTGGTGGCGCAGGCGCAGGCGAGCGTGGAGGGCGCCGTGGGGGAAAAACCCAAGCGCGCTCGGGTTCCGCGCGCCAAGGCCGCTTGATGTGGTGACTGGTTGGGGTTGAACCATCTCGATTGCGATGCTGGCATCGCAATCGAGAATCACAGATCCAGCACGAGTCGCGAGCACTTGGCGCCCGAGCAGCAGACCATCATG includes:
- a CDS encoding TetR/AcrR family transcriptional regulator, whose amino-acid sequence is MVTSENSRTRKHGEHKSSAAVRSRILETSFNVISINGYSGMTMAKVASMSGLPIGSVYWHFESKDLLLNAMIEDSFSRWHHETVERNKPMAGESFEQHVTRIFGSATTPKYFAADFWRLGVILSVEKSVPEQTARAQFLNIRETQREELSTWWRSILPPPLLKSLPGLPKKLSSFTLAMQDGNAIAGASGESLDDFQSTLVSCLIHLVAQAQASVEGAVGEKPKRARVPRAKAA